TGGATTTTAAAGCAGAGGAAACAACTCAATTCGGAAACACACCATTAGTACTCAATAAATTGGAAGAACTTTTAAGAACAGTCATACTTCCTAATACTCCGTTTGAAATAGCACAGCAATGGAGCGGTATTATGGGAGTGGGTTCCCAAAAGAAACCCATTGTGAGGCAAATAGGTGCTAATACCGCTTGCGGAATACGTTTAGGAGGCATGGGCATTGCCATAGGGACTACTACAGGCAGGCAACTAGCGCATATTTTCTAGGAAGTTTAAGTCCGTTCATCCGTTTTATGGTATTCTTGTCTAGAAGTGCTGCGAGCTTTAATAATTCTTTATATATTGCCTGTCCTACAAAAGATAGAATAATTACACCCAAACCTTATTAGCAGAGCTTCCTACAGCCTATTCTATTCAATTCATAGAACATAGTTGAATACTGTATGAAGAAAAATTATATCATGTGGACAGGGGGCGTTACCGTTAGTCTTCTTTTTTTAAGCTGCGGGGTAACGCAGAGCAAATACCAAAAGGAGTATAATAGGGTCTGGAAAGAGATGATTCAGTCCCAGGCATGGAAAGATTCTTTCAAAAATTCTTCAGGGAATGAAAATGCCGTGCTTTACGCTAGTACCGAGGATAATATTATAGCCCCAGAGGAAACAGAGGTCGCTAATTATGAAGCCTTGTTTGAAAAGCGTTACCAGTCCCTTGTCTCTAGAGCATATTTTAAGATTATTACCGAAGCAGAGAAAGCGGATGCACGCATCGCCGCCCAATATAAGTTGGTCACAGAAAACGTTGCCGAAAAAGAATCATCGAGTAAGTCCTTCAAAATTAAAAAGGAGGCTATTTCAAAAAGGTTTAAAGCCCACAGGGCCATGCTAGAAGGTCTAAAGTCATGGAACATTTTCAGTGAGGACAGAACAGGAGACCTTTCTTATTTTAAGGCAGAGAACAGGTCGGATATTAAAAGATTGATGACCAATGGTGAGGACAGCGAAAAAATGGTTAATTTCTTGGTCTATAAATTGGCAGACCTCTACCACGTTGAAGAATAAAATACCACTTCTAGAACTAAAACAACAAGCTTTTAATCATTGTCATGACTTTGTTAAGGGTCGCTTAGAGAGGTTGCAGCATCAGATGAAGGAAATTGAGACAGCGCTTACTTCCGAGACAAAGAGTAGTGCCGGGGACAAGCACGAGACTGGCCGGGCCATGTTGCAGTTAGAGCGTGAGAAGTTGGGAACACAGCTTGCCGAGGCAGAACAAATGCACGGAACATTACAAAAAGTGGCTACCACTACAGAACATAATCGTGCGGGTTTGGGCGCTGTTGTTGTCACGGATAAACAGTCGTACTACATTGCTATTTCTGCCGGAGCGCTCACGTACAAAGAGGTATCACTATTTTGTATTTCTCCAGGCACTCCCATTGGTAAACTGCTGTTGGGCAAACAAACGGGAGACACGATTCAGTTCAATCAAAGTACATCCACGATACTCAATATCAGGTAACTACTATTTTATTTTAACGTTATTTTGGTCTAAAAAGCGATGGACATTTCCTATATTGAATGGAATTAATCAATAAAAACAGATAATCATGACAACACAAGATGTAGCCAACAAATTAGTTCGTCTGTGCCGTGAAGGCAAATATGACGAGGCGTATGATATGTATGCAGATGATGCCGTAAGCATTGAAATGCATAATTGGTCCATGGGTGAGCAAGTGACAAAAGGCAAGGCTAATATTTTAGAAGGATTTAAACAATGGTCCGATAATATTGAGGAAATGCATGGAGGCGATGTTGGAGAACCAACAGTTGCGGCAAATCATTTTGTAGTGCCCATGAGTAGTGATGTTACCTTTAAGCAGGGCGGTCGCGTAAAAATGGATGAACTATGTGTTTACGAGGTGGCCAATGGTAAAATACAACGCGCTCAGTTTTTCTACGATACGGAGAACATGTAAAAAGGTGCGTAATTAATCTAATCTTGGTTTGGAGCGGTTAACTTTTTTAAGTGCCGCTCTCTTTTTTGCCTGTAGTCGCTTTTCAATAGCACCTTTGGAGGGTTTGGTACGCTTTCTCTTTTTAGGCACTAGCAATGCTCTTTTTAAAAGTTCAAAAAAGCGTTTAATAACTAAATCCTTGTTTTTGTGTTGGCTACGAGATTCGTCGCACTGTAGCGTAAGTACGTTCTCTTTAGAAAGTTTTGATTTGAGTTTAAAAAAAAGACGATTCTTCTCCGCTTCCGATAGCCCTTTAGAATGGGCGATATCAAAAACCAATTCAACTTTAGAAGAGACTTTATTGGCATGCTGGCCGCCAGGGCCACTACTGCGAATAGCCTTAAATTGCAGTTCTTGTAAGATGCTACTATTGTCCAATACGGTTTGTCTTGTAGCAAAAGTAGGAAATCACTAGGTGACCTTACTTGTGATGGTGTCTATTATACTGTCTATTTTATAAAAACAGGAAGAAGTAACAATACAAATACGATAAGGGTAAGTGCCAAATGTAAACGTTTCATAACTAATGACTTTAAAATTTCAAATGGTATAACGTACTAGACCTAAAAATAGTTTGTGGGAAATCACTTATTTCGACGAAAGCTCTATTATTTTTGCTCAATGGCATATAAAATATTAATAATCAGAAAATTACAGAACAGAAGGTTGTTGTATACGTTGATTGATTGTTTCAATGGAAACATTAAGAAATACCTTTTTTTCGGCAGGTAAATCGCTTTCAGCATTAAAAAAAACGTTCTCACCATTATCCATGAGTCCTTGTACCAGATAATAGTTGCCCATTGGATAGGATGTTTTTACCGTTGTCGGAATACCTGAGACTTCTGAAACGCGGAACTCGTGCGCATAGACTATTATTCTTCTCTTGGTGTTTCCATAGGATTTAAGCACGTCTATAGCAATGCTCGTAGCTTCTCCAAAAAGGGACGCGATATAAAGGTCTTTAGGATTTTTATACAGCTCCATTGGTTTTCCTTTGGCAATTATGGTCTTGTCGCGCAAGACGAAAACACGATCGGTAAAAGGAAGAACATCATTAAAATCGTGGGTGGCAACGATACAGGTAATTCCGTTTTCTTTTAAATACATAAAAATACTTCTTCTTAAACTGTTTTTCAAAAAATTGTCTATATGTCCAAAGGGCTCGTCTAGCAGTAGTATATCAGGCTTCTGTGCCAGTACCCTCGCCAAGGCCACTCTTTGTTGTTGTCCGCCACTTAATGTATTTACCTTTTTATGGGCAAATTCAGTGAGTTCTATCATTTCCAGAAGTTCCGCCGTACGCGCTTTTAGTTCTTTGGGGTAGAATACAGAGAGGTATTGGCTAATATTTTCAGCAACCGTGGTAAAGGGCATCAAATCAAAGTCCTGTGACAAGTATTTCATGAAGGACGCTCCGGGAACCAAATGAAAGGCCGGACCAAGGACTGGCTTGTCTTCCCAAAAGACAGCTCCCTGTTCTAAATCCATTAGACCATAAATAATTTTCAACAAGGTGCTTTTCCCGCAGCCACTTTCACCGATAATGGCAACATGTTCCCTACGTTGTATTCTAAGATGGATGTTTTCGAGAACGGGCAATTCATCATAGGTGTAAGAGACGTTTTCTATTCGCAGCATGGGGATATACTCTGTATTGGTTTTAAATGGAAAAATCCGTTACTATTACGAACGGATTTTCTTGTAATTTATTGATGTATTCCTATTAATCCTTAAATTCCTTTAATACCGCCTGATTGGGGAGTTCGCTATAGCCCATATTATAAAGTGTAAATCCAAATATATCGGCGTACTGTTCTATGGTTTTACTCACAGGTGTTCCCGCACCATGACCAGCATTGGTCTCTATACGGATAAGGGTTGGGGCCTCCCCGGCCTGTTTTTCCTGTAGTTCCGCAGCAAATTTGAAACTGTGGGCAGGGACCACACGGTCGTCATGATCTCCTGTGGTGACTAAGGTCGCAGGGTAAGACACACCTTCCTTTACATTGTGTACCGGCGAATATCCTTTGAGATAGTTGAACATTTCCTCGGTCTCCTCTGCAGTACCATAATCATAGGCCCATCCAGCGCCTGCTGTGAAGGTATGATAGCGAAGCATGTCCATAACCCCAACGGCCGGTAAGGCAACTTGCATTAAGTCCGGTCTTTGCGTCATTGTGGCACCGACTAAAAGTCCACCGTTGGAACCTCCTCTAATAGCTAAATATTCGCTAGAAGTATAGTTCTTTGCGATAAGGTATTCCGCAGCAGCTATAAAATCATCGAACACGTTCTGCTTCTTGGTTTTAATCCCAGCGTCATGCCATTTTTTACCGTATTCTCCACCACCTCTAAGATTAGGCACGGCATAGACACCACCTTGCTCCATCCAAACCGCATTTACAATACTGAACGAAGGCGTTAAACTTATATTAAAGCCACCATAACCATATAGGATGGTAGGATTTTTACCATTTAACACCAATCCTTTTTTATGCGTAATAATCATGGGTACTTTAGTCCCATCCTTTGAGGTATAAAAGACCTGTGTAGATTCATAATCGGCGGGATTAAAATCTATTTCTGGCTTCCAATATTGTTCGTATTCACCAGTTTCTACATTGTATTTATAGGAGGAACCAGGGGTATTATAGTTAGTAAAAGAAAAATAGAATTCCTTGTCTTCTTTTTTACCGCCAAAACCACTTGCGCTACCAACTCCGGGGAGTTTTACTTCTCTCACAAGTTTTCCGTCGTAGTCATATTGCAGTACTTTTGAAATAGCATCGACCATATATTCTGCGAAGAAATAACCGCCACCCGTATTAGGGCTTAATACGTTTTCTGTTTCGGCAATAAAATCTACCCAATTCTCGTGACTTGGATTTACGGCGTCCACGGTCACAATTTTTTGATTAGGAGCATTTCTGTTGGTGACTACATACAGTTTAGGACCTACATTATCTATGATGTAATTGTCGGAATCGGTGTCCTCTACCATTGGAATTAAAAGTCCGTTAGGATCTTCCAAATCCTGTATAAAAAGTTTATTTCCCGATGTTGAAACGGAAGCGGATATAATGAGAAATCTATCATCCTCGGTAACACTGGCACCAACATAGCGGTGCTTTTCCAAAGGCTTACCTCCGTAAACCAGTTCGTCTTCTTTCTGGGGGGTTCCTAGTTTGTGGTAATATACTTTGTGCTGGTCCGTTTTGGCAGATAATTCGCTTCCTTTTGGCTTATCATAACTGGAATAATAAAAACCCTCCTTGCCACGCCAAGAAATTCCGCTGAACTTAATATCAACCAACGTGTCTTCGACAATTTCCCTGGTTTCCGTGTCTATTACGATAGCCTTACGCCAGTCGCTTCCACCCTCGGAAATAAGATAGGTAGCCAAGGAGCCGTCCTTGGTAAAACGTAACCCTGCCAAAGAGGTAGTACCATCTTCGGAAAATGTATTAGGATTCAGGAATATTTCAGGTTCCTCGTCACCTTTTTGTCTGTAGACTACGTATTGGTTTTGTAGACCGTCGTTCTTGTAGAAATACGTATAATCTCCTTCTTTAAAGGGAGAACCCAATTTTTCATAATTCCATAATTTAGACAATCGGTCTTTTAAATCATCTCTGAACGGAATATTATCCAAGAAACCAAAGGTTGTGCTGTTCTGTTCCTTTACCCAAGCCTCGGTCTCCGCACTGCGGTCATCTTCAAGCCAGCGATAGGGGTCCTGAACATCGGTTCCGAAATACGTATCTATGGTATCAACTTTCTTAGTGGTCGGGTAGTTCACAGCGATGGGTTCTCTTTTAGCTTCGTTAGTACAGGCGGCAAGCAATGCGGCTGTCAAAAAACAGGGGATTAAATTTTTCATCTTTCTTAGAAATTAGTCGCACTAAAAATAGCATAAAAAAACCTTCGGGACAGGGATGTTCTGAAGGTTTTAACACTGTTTTGTAGATTATAATCATACCAATTCATGCGCTACCAAATACTCTGCTATTTGCACAGCGTTCGTAGCAGCTCCCTTTCTAAGGTTGTCCGCAACGATCCACATATTTAACGTGTTGCGTTGTGTCTCGTCCCTACGGATACGACCCACAAAAACCTCATCCTTATCATGGGCGTATATGGGCATGGGGTAGGTATTGGTATCCGGGTTATCCTGAACCGTAACGCCAGGGGTTTCGTTCAACAATTGACGAACGTCGTTGAGTTGAAAATCATTCAAGAATTCTACATTAACGGATTCAGAGTGACCGCCAGAAGTAGGAATACGTACTGCGGTGGCAGAGATGGAAAAGCTTCTATCATCCAATATTTTTTGAGGTTCCCGTGCCAGTTTCATTTCCTCTTTGGTATACCCGTTTTCCATAAACACATCGCAATGGGGTAGCGCGTTGCGACCAATGGGATAAGGATAGGCCATTTCTCCCTGAACACCAGCTATCTCGTTCTCTAATTGTTGTACCGCTTTTACGCCGGTTCCCGAAACAGACTGGTAGGTAGAAATTACCACGCGCTTCATTTTATACTTCTCGTGAAGCGGTGCCAAGGCCATGACCAATTGTATGGTAGAACAGTTGGGGTTGGCAATAATCTTGTCCGTTTTGGTGAGTTCAGCAGCATTTATTTCGGGTACTACCAGTTTTTTAGTGGGGTCCATACGCCATGCCGAGGAGTTATCGATGACCGTGGTACCAGCTTCTGCAAATTTTGGAGCCCACACTAGAGAAGTATCGCCACCGGCAGAAAAAATTGCGATATCCGGTCTAGCGGCTACGGCATCCGCCAAACCGATAATGGTATATTCCTTTTCTTTGTAGGCTAATTTTTTGCCCACGGAACGTTCCGAAGCAACCAATAATAACTCCGTTATCGGAAAATTTCGTTCCGCCAATACTTTCAACATTACCTCGCCAACCATTCCTGTGGCGCCTACTACTGCTACTTTCATCTGAACATATTAAATTAAAGGGCAAAAATAGGTATTCATGGGAGTTGTACAAGTGAAATAAAATAGAATCATTAAAATATAACAAAAAGTTATATTTAAAACAAATTTAATAGAACGAAGGCTCGACCAGATAGATCAAATAACACTTATGGCGCGCACTTTCTATAGGTTAGGGGCTAAAAAAGAACCGTCATCATCGTTTGCGAAACGATAATGACGGTTTAAAGTTAGCTGCAGTGCAGCGGCTTGTCCCGAAAACATTTCAGGATATACCTATTTACTTTTTCAGAGCGTCTCTAATTTCCATGAGAAGTTCTTCAGCAGTTGGTCCTGCCGGTGCTTCTGGGGCTGGTGGCGTTTTTGTTTTGTTGTAAGCTTTTACAATCATGAACATTACGAAACCTACGATAATCAAGTTAACTATAGTGTTTACCCAAGCACCCCAACGGATTGCATTTTCTGGAGTAGTTACACTACCATCTGCGGCGACAATTGCCTCGTCCAAAACAATTTTCATTTCTGAAAAGTCAATTCCTCCCGCGAAATGACCAACAACAGGCATTACAATATCGGCAACGAAGCCGTTCACAACTAGGCCAACTGCTCCTGCAAGAATAACAGCAACCGCAAAATCAATGACATTTCCTGTCATTATAAAATTTTTGAATTCTTTTAACATGATTTAGTGTTTTAAAAATGGTTATTATTAAGTGAGTGCAATGTAAGAAAAAAAACGGATTCTTAAAAAAACGTTAATTCTTGAAATTTAGTCCAATACTACTCGCTTTACACGCGGAGATATAGCTGTTAGCAGCTCGTAAGAGATAGTATTCGCTTTTTCCGCAAAGTTTTGCGCGGATAATTGAGGTCCAAAGACTATGACTTCATCACCTTCCTCACAATCGATATCCGTAATATCTATCATAATCATATCCATACAGACATTACCTACGATAAAGGCTTTTTTACCTTTAACTAGAACATATGTTTTTCCGTTACCGTATTGGCGGCCAATACCGTCTGCATGTCCCAAGGGTAGTGTGGCTATGGCCCTATAATCTTTTGATGTATAGGCTCTATTGTATCCAACACTTTCATTTGGCTCTATTCTATGAATTTGTGAAATGACCGTCTTAAGTGTTGCTACTGGTTTTAATTCCGAGTCTATTTTTGGTTCGTTTCCATAACCGTAAAGGCCAATACCGCTCCTAACCATTTCAAATTGTGCCTCGGAATAATTAATAATGCCAGAGGTATTCAATAGATGCCGAAAAGGCTCATACCCTAGTTTATTATTGAGTTCTAGAGCAATACTCTTAAAATTTTCAATCTGTTTAATTGTAAATGATCTCTCGTTCAGATCTTCTGATGCCGCAAGATGCGAAAAAATGGATACCACGCTTATTTCTGAACGCCTATGGAGTTGTTGTGCAATAAAATCCACATCATTTTCCCAAAAGCCCAACCGGTTTAACCCCGTATTGAATTTTAGATGTACCGGGTAATCTTTCTGATTTTCCTCTTTAGCGATCTCTAAGAATTCTTTTAAGACTTTTGGAGAATAAATACTTGGTTCCAAGCAACACGCTATAACTGTTTTAAAGTTAATAGGTTGAGGATGCAGTACCAATATGGGTTTGGTTATACCAGCATTGCGCAAGGCTGCGCCCTCATTTACATAAGCTACGGCAAAATAATCAACTTCTAAATCTTGAAGTTTTAGCGCAATTCTTTCGACGGCACTGCCATAACCAAAAGCCTTTACTACGGCCAAAAATTTAGTTTCCCGCATTAATCTGGAACGTAAATAGACGTAGTTATGAGCTAAAGCTTTTAGGTCTATTTCTAGAACGGTTTCTCCGTAATTAGACATTGGAATCTTTTTTAGAAGCTTTCACCTCTTCTGAGGCTACGTTCATATCCTTTACCTTTTCCTTAAGCATAGCTTTATAGAACGCCCCCCTACTCAAGGGCTCGTACTCTTCTGTTTCGCCGAGCATTACTAATTTGTTGTTATTGGACTTTCTAAAGCTGTAGTTAGCTAAATTTCCTGTTCTGGTACAAATAGCATGTACTTTGGTCACATATTCTGCAGTTGCCATCAGCGCGGGCATGGGGCCAAAAGGGTTTCCTTTAAAATCCATATCCAGCCCGGCGACAATCACGCGGATGCCTTTATTCGCCAAATCGTTACAGACTGTCACAATCTCATCGTCAAAGAATTGGGCTTCGTCTATTCCAATGACATCACAGGTATCGGCCAGTATTCGAATATTGGCTGCGGCAGGAACCGGTGTAGAACGTATTTCGTTAGCATCGTGGGACACCACCATCTCATCATCATACCGGGTGTCTACCATGGGTTTAAAAATCTCTACGTTGAGTTTAGCGAACTTTGCCCGTTTTAAACGTCTTATCAATTCCTCGGTCTTACCAGAAAACATGGATCCGGCGATAACCTCTATCCAACCGAACTGTTCCTTATGGTTAACCGTATTTTCGAGAAACATTTTGTAATTTTAGAGACTAAATTAGAAAATCACCGTTGAATTTTCTACCGTTTATTTTGATGCGGAACAAGGCAGAAATTCAAAGGACCGTATAGTTGTCGTTCTAAATTTAAACGAAGTTATGTGCAAAAAGAGACATAAAAAAACAAACAGTGAATTTTTAAAAAGTCTCTTGAACTAAAATAAGCTGTTTTTTCGTTCTAGATTATGGAATGCTAAAGTTATTTGAAAAAGGGGTATAATTATTCGGGAATAGACTAATTTGTATGCTGCAAAGTTCTCCTGAATACGATATCATATAAAAAAGATAAAAGTGGTTACTGATACTAACCGCCAGTAGCAGATAAAAAGTGTTAGATGAAAAGAAAGTTAAAACAGGAATTGGTAAAAATGTCAACGGACATTATCACCTCTCGGGATATAAATGAAATCACGGAACTCTATGAGGCGGCCAAAAAATTATACGAAAAAATAGCCGTACTCAAATTTATTGAGGAAGAGCTTAACGATATACAGGTTGATGTTTCCAAAAGTGTTATTGCGGAAAAATTTGAACAAATGGCCGGCGCCGTTCTCAATGCCAACGCCTCAGTACCGGAAAATAATCCACACGAAGAAGACATTATGACTCCGGGGATGGATACGATTAAGGATATGGTTTCAGAAATGCCAAGTTCGGATAACTTGGAGGAAGTGCTTAGCGAGTTCATGGGAAAGCCAGATTTAATCAAGAACGATAAAGAGTTGTTTATGCCTTCTAAGGAAACTCTTGAAGCTACCCAAGAAACCCCCAAGTCCTTGAACGACCGACTTGGAAATAAAGATTTAAAAGTTGACCTTAACAACAGATTAGCTTTCGTGAAACATCTTTTTAATGATAGTACGGAAGATTACAATAGGGTGTTATCTCAGTTAAATACAATTGATACAGAAGAGCGTTCTATTGCGTTCATAAAGAATATGGTAAAACCGGACTATAATAATTGGGAAGGAAAAGAAGAGTACGAGTTACGTTTTATGGAATTGATAGAACGAAGATTCGCTTAATACGCAGTCAAGATTTAGAATAGAGCCCGACAAAATTGTTGGGTTTTTTTGTTTCACCAATGCAAAGACAACAATCAATACAAAGTATATGAAAACAACAAAAATCCTGTACTATTCGGCTACTGCGGTCCTAACGGCTATTATGTGCTTCTCGGTTTTCAATTATTTCTTCAATCATGAAATGATCGTGGGATTTTTTGAGAACATGGGGTACCCTACCTATCTGATTTATCCATTGGCTATCGCTAAAATATTGGGTTTAATCGCTATTTGGGGTAATTTTTCCAAATGGCTTAAAGAATGGGCCTATGCAGGATTTTTTTATGATGTGGTCTTAGCTTTTTTTGCCCATTATATGGTGAGTGATGGTCAGCACATGTTTGCGGTCATCGCTTTTTGCGCAGTTATAATTTCATATTTTACAGGAAAGCAAGTAAGGCCTTAACTTTGTGCTATGGGAAAATTATACTTAGTTCCAACGCCTATTGGTAATCTTGAGGATATGACCCTTAGGGCCATTCGTATTTTAAAAGAAGTAGACCTCATACTTGCTGAAGATACCCGAACCAGCGGAAAGCTATTACAACATTTTGAGATTGGCACCCCAATGCATAGTCATCATATGCACAATGAACATAGAAGTATAACTAATCTTATCACTAAATTAAAAGGAGGAGCCAACTTGGCGCTTATTTCCGACGCGGGCACACCTGCGATTTCTGACCCAGGTTTTTTATTGACCCGAGCTTGTTTGGAAAATGACATTGCCGTAGAATGTTTGCCAGGAGCAACAGCTTTTGTACCCGCCTTGGTCAATAGCGGGCTGCCAAACGATAAGTTTGTTTTTGAAGGATTCTTGCCCGTAAAAAAAGGCAGGCAAACCCGGTTGAAGCTGTTGGCGGAAGAAACGAGAACCATTATTTTTTACGAATCGCCCCATAAGTTGGTGAAAACCTTGACCAATTTTGTGGAGTATTTTGGAGCGGACAGACCTATTTCCGTCTCTAGAGAGCTCACTAAATTATACGAAGAGACGGTTAGGGGAACGGCTGAAGAAGTATTAAAGCACTACACTGAAAAATCACCGAAAGGAGAAATCGTTATTGTTGTCGGGGGCAAGAAATAGTTTCTTACATTGAACCCATGTTAGCACCTTGGATTATCTCTACATTTACGGTCATAGCCGTTTATTATCTAGACCGATGGGAGAACAAGCATGTTAAATCCTTGTTTGATTGGGTGCCTGCAATTCTTTTGGCCTATATTATTCCTGCTATCGTCTCGTATATTTTGAATGCCGACTATTCTCAGGCAAGTATCCATAATTTTAGTAAAGACTATTTCATTCCCTTGGCCATTATTGCGGTCATGAGTAGTTTGTCCCTAGGTCAGCTAAAGGCAATTGGTCTAAAACCTATAGTAGTATTTGCCTCTGGTTCATTATTTATTGCCGTGTTTCCCGTGCTGTTAATGTGGGCGTTTTCCGATACGGAACTTATTTCAAAAACCATGGTGTTGGAAGACTATTGGATGGGAATACCGCCTATTGTTGGCAGTTGGATTGGTGGCAGCACCAGTCAGTTGGTTTTAAAAGAACTTGTAGAATGCCCTGAGAATATTTTCCTTACGGTTTTGGTAATGGATAATATTCTGGTGAACGTTTGGACCATTCTCATGTTTCAAGGTATCAAGAAAAGTGATAAGCTCAATTCATGGTTCAAGATATCCGACATCGCCATTCCAGAAAATATTCGTGCAGAAAAAGGCGCAAAATTGAATCCGTGGCTAAGCACCTGCATACTTCTTGGATTTGTAGTATTGTCCAATTTTTTGCTGGACAGTTTTGTAGTCAAAGTAGTATTGCTTTCGTTCGTAGGTTTGGCACTA
This genomic window from Maribacter sp. MJ134 contains:
- a CDS encoding DUF819 family protein, producing MLAPWIISTFTVIAVYYLDRWENKHVKSLFDWVPAILLAYIIPAIVSYILNADYSQASIHNFSKDYFIPLAIIAVMSSLSLGQLKAIGLKPIVVFASGSLFIAVFPVLLMWAFSDTELISKTMVLEDYWMGIPPIVGSWIGGSTSQLVLKELVECPENIFLTVLVMDNILVNVWTILMFQGIKKSDKLNSWFKISDIAIPENIRAEKGAKLNPWLSTCILLGFVVLSNFLLDSFVVKVVLLSFVGLALSNFISRWNFKFALRAGGILIIIVMAVLGLKLQLATLGFNVPFLGFLTVWLVGHFIFMLLIAKLLNVNMAWVPIASMANVGGIATAPAVTAAYNIKWMPHAIVLAILSMATGTFWGMLTIWLLKNFVTF